A stretch of the Diprion similis isolate iyDipSimi1 chromosome 14, iyDipSimi1.1, whole genome shotgun sequence genome encodes the following:
- the LOC124414533 gene encoding uncharacterized protein LOC124414533, with translation MFLKIAIIAFAVSINTTSAGDDVWTGFVASWSNDSSHFYELPQTLESAQNQGWTNISGVEQPDGVAALGYESDFRFVILYLTETGSAIGVQVAIPAADVDSSGQPMEYANISAVTTKVLEGVECYTVTALFYIDGTSGARELWFLEKNGTRQMPTNASLITSEMGYYNGHCVPSMGNHYYPITTTTKCSSLNPWFILYEGENVIGFGFQGIGTVTSSSVRDWWESIPPATTSTAIPSDGPICLGLATVLYGITSVHIWLVDQPQNITCN, from the exons ATGTTTCttaaaattgcaataattgCTTTCGCTGTATCGATCAATACTACATCAGCAG GCGACGACGTGTGGACTGGTTTCGTGG CTTCCTGGTCGAACGATTCCAGCCACTTCTACGAACTTCCTCAGACGTTGGAATCAGCTCAAAACCAAGGATGGACCAACATCTCGGGTGTCGAACAACCAGATGGAGTTGCAGCTCTCGGCTACGAAAGTGACTTTAGATTCGTGATCCTCTATTTGACCGAAACTGGTTCAGCAATCGGAGTTCAAGTTGCT ATTCCGGCAGCGGACGTTGATAGTTCAGGCCAACCAATGGAATATGCCAACATCTCAGCCGTAACGACGAAGGTGTTAGAAGGTGTCGAATGTTACACAGTAACTGCGCTCTTCTACATCGATG GGACTTCTGGTGCTCGCGAACTTTGGTTCCTCGAAAAAAACGGAACGCGTCAAATGCCAACGAACGCTTCCTTGATAACCTCAGAAATGGGCTACTATAACGGACATTGCGTACCAAGCATGG gcaaTCACTACTACCCCATAACTACGACGACCAAATGCTCTAGTTTGAACCCATGGTTCATTCTGTACGAAGGAGAAAACGTAATCGGCTTCGGCTTTCAAGGCATTGGAACCGTGACTTCTTCGTCGGTACGTGATTGGTGGGAGTCCATCCCACCAGCAACCACATCG ACCGCCATTCCCTCGGACGGACCTATCTGTCTCGGTCTCGCAACTGTTCTTTACGGAATCACTTCTGTGCACATTTGGCTCGTTGACCAGCCCCAGAACATCACCTGCAATTGA
- the LOC124414535 gene encoding uncharacterized protein LOC124414535, giving the protein MFLKIVIIAFAVSNTASARDDVWTGFVASWALDTSTNFFPLPQTLELAKSQGWTSISDLKESDDITPLGYDGDWRVVVLYSVTTGAACGVHVAFPIEDVNNTGEPMIYAEISAITTKVIEGVECYTATVYFSIDESSGSRRIWFQEQDSQHEIPTDTSDVVSETEYDADYCIPTMGDHYYIMNSTSDCAYLYPWFLVGKGENLIGVGFQGFGSGTSSSKRIWWEDIPPTGLVTAVRDPPTCAKNAMYEYGVISLHIWFVDAPQNITCD; this is encoded by the exons ATGTTTcttaaaattgtaataatcgCATTCGCTGTGTCGAATACTGCATCAGCAA GGGATGACGTGTGGACCGGTTTCGTGG CTTCCTGGGCCTTGGACACTTCCACCAACTTCTTTCCACTTCCGCAGACGTTAGAATTAGCTAAAAGCCAAGGATGGACCAGCATCTCGGACCTTAAAGAGTCAGATGATATCACACCCCTCGGCTACGATGGTGACTGGAGAGTTGTGGTTCTGTATTCGGTGACAACTGGTGCAGCATGCGGAGTGCACGTCGCa TTCCCGATAGAGGATGTCAATAATACGGGTGAACCAATGATATACGCTGAAATTTCAGCAATAACAACCAAGGTGATAGAAGGAGTCGAATGCTATACGGCAACTGTGTATTTTTCCATCGATG AATCGTCTGGCAGTCGCAGAATTTGGTTCCAGGAACAAGATTCACAGCACGAAATACCGACAGACACTTCTGATGTCGTTTCGGAAACGGAATATGATGCGGACTACTGTATTCCGACCATGG GCGATCACTACTACATTATGAATTCAACTTCTGACTGCGCCTACTTGTACCCGTGGTTCCTTGTGGGCAAAGGAGAAAACTTAATTGGCGTCGGCTTCCAAGGTTTTGGCAGTGGAACTTCTTCGTCGAAAAGAATTTGGTGGGAAGACATTCCACCAACAGGTTTagtg ACTGCGGTTCGTGATCCACCAACTTGTGCGAAGAATGCTATGTACGAGTATGGAGTCATTTCGCTGCACATTTGGTTCGTTGATGCTCCTCAGAACATCACCTGCGACTGA
- the LOC124414598 gene encoding uncharacterized protein LOC124414598, whose product MFANIATIIVLTAFVSTSKGDVVWNGLTAKWSQNVTDGFYDIPQNLTAARCQGWTKVSGVNLPTGEIGMGYYGDPRVVMIYLTSTGEVIGFQVGVPTKDLDSQHMPINYRKHTEIRVKTINDVEYYTALAYFRQSACKDFRSIWLKKRDGTLTKIPTKSGLLVEQTKYERKKCITWMGLHYYKINSETNCDDITPFFFLANQTNIIGIGFQIIGTASSGPKRTWFEKIPLQTEAVTIPDAPKCIAENIKKYGLISFHLWFINNPLSLQCDTICQD is encoded by the exons ATGTTCGCTAATATAGCAACGATCATCGTGCTCACCGCATTCGTCTCAACTTCCAAAG GGGATGTTGTGTGGAACGGTTTGACTG CCAAATGGTCGCAGAATGTGACCGACGGTTTCTACGACATACCGCAAAATTTGACGGCAGCCAGATGTCAGGGATGGACAAAAGTCTCAGGCGTCAATCTACCCACGGGAGAAATTGGAATGGGATACTACGGGGACCCGAGAGTCGTTATGATTTACCTGACATCTACGGGTGAAGTTATTGGCTTTCAAGTTGGG GTCCCAACGAAGGACCTTGACAGTCAACACATGCCGATAAACTACCGGAAACATACTGAAATAAGGGTTAAGACCATCAACGACGTTGAGTATTACACGGCACTCGCGTACTTTCGTCAAAGCG CTTGCAAAGACTTCCGCAGCATATGGTTGAAGAAGAGAGACGGTACTTTGACCAAAATTCCAACAAAATCGGGACTCCTCGTCGAGCAGACGAAGTACGAGCGAAAAAAGTGCattacttggatgg GTCTGCATTACTACAAGATTAACTCTGAAACCAACTGCGATGACATaacgccgtttttttttctggcaaATCAAACCAACATCATAGGCATCGGTTTTCAGATTATTGGAACTGCTAGTTCAGGCCCAAAGCGAACctggttcgaaaaaattccGTTGCAAACCGAAGCGGTG ACGATTCCCGACGCGCCGAAGTGTATTGCAGAAAACATTAAAAAGTACGGTCTGATCTCGTTTCATCTCTGGTTCATCAACAACCCACTCAGCCTCCAGTGTGATACTATTTGCCAAGACTAG